From the genome of Candidatus Latescibacterota bacterium:
ATTCGTGTGTGAATACCTCTCCCTCAAAGAGAGATTGTTCGAAAATCGCAAGATCGCGTGCGGTCGACATCAATCCGCCGCCACCGTAGAGATCGATCGATGGATCGACATCGTAAGAATCCAGGTCTCCGATATATTGATGAGCTATCCCTGTAACCGTTGGGGGAACTTCTTCGACAGATTCGAGCCAGGTCTTGTCGAGGCCGAGCTTTTCAAACCCGATCAGATCCCGCATCGCCTGCGCCATCGTCTTTCCCGTCACTTCTTCCAGGATCTTTCCGAGCAGGATATATCCGGTATCAGAATAGTGATGGATCTCACCCGGCTGGCCGTATGGTGCTCCCAGTTGTATGGCGAGTCTCAACTGCTCGAGCCTGGTCCATTTTCCACCGGGATCTTCCATGATCATTTCGGTATATTCATCTCCGGCATGTTCGTACATCCCGCTTGTATGGGTGAGCATATGGCGGATCTTCATCTTATCCGGTTCGTATCCGTCAGATATCAACAGGTCCAGGTAAACAGGCGGCAGGTAGTCGCTTATCGGATCGTCCAGCTGGATGATCTTATCTTCCACAAGGCGAAGGATGGAAACCGCTATATATGTCTTAGTATTGCTGGCGATACGGAATGCATGATCAGGAGTCAATGGGAGGTCGGTCGACCTGCCTTCAAACCCCGCGGAAGCGCTATAAGAGACACAAAGATAAGGGGCGTCTATGTACACCGATATCCCCGGGATCTCCTGATGGCTTTCCAGCATTCCGGCAAGCAAAGTGTCGATACTCGACTCTATCTGTGTAGTGATATCGGTGCGGACACATGGAATATTCTCCTGTGCACTGCAGGACACAAGCAATGCTAGAAGCAGAAAAACCATTGATTGCCTGATGGCGGGGGCACGGCGTCTTTTTGTCTTTGTTTTTCTGGTCTTTTTCCCGGTCGGCATGTTTACATCTCGCAGTGTGTATATATTATGAATCGTCAGTCAAAGAGTCTTGCAGGATTTTAGTCGGTTCGCTCACAATCGACAAGCACAACTATCATCCAGTGTACTGCACGATTGCATGGACTTATTTTCCATGATAAGCTTTGAGCGAAGTAAGCCAGTTAATAAATAAACATTAACCTTCAGGAGTAAAACCATGAAAAAATATATTCTGTTCAATGTCGTGATTGCAGTTTTTCTGATTATGGTCCCGTTCAGCCTGTTTTCCCAGGATGCCGAAAAACCTTCAGTCTCCTTAAAGAATATAAGAGGGCCGATATTCCAGGTCGAGAATGTCTCCGGAGGCAATATTGTTGTCTATCTCGGCAAAGAAAATATTTTAATGGTGGATTCCGGCACAGATCCGGGAGATGCTCCGAAAGTTGAAACCGCTTTGTCCGAATTTACTGATAAGCCGGTCGAAACGGTAGTGATCACTCACTGGCATAGTGACCATGTCGGGGGAAACGTATTCTGGGCAGGAAAAGGAGCCACGATCATCGGGCACGAGAACCTTAACGCCAGGCTGAGTACGAAGGTCATGATGGATTTCTTCGGCACTGAAAGCGAGCCCCTGGCGGAAGCCGGCAGGCCGACAGTCACATTTACAGATGAAAAGATCATCGATGTCGACGACAGCAGGGTCAGGCTGTTTCACATTCGGCCCGGACATACCGATGGAGACTGCATAATCCATTTCATGAAGGAAAATGTCATCCATGTCGGCGACCTGTTTTTTAATACGCTGTACCCTTATATAGGCGTCTCCTCGGGGGGCTCTATCGGTGGAATGATCACAGTCCTGACAGAAGTGACCGAACTGATAGACGACGAAACGATAGTCGTGCC
Proteins encoded in this window:
- a CDS encoding MBL fold metallo-hydrolase, with protein sequence MKKYILFNVVIAVFLIMVPFSLFSQDAEKPSVSLKNIRGPIFQVENVSGGNIVVYLGKENILMVDSGTDPGDAPKVETALSEFTDKPVETVVITHWHSDHVGGNVFWAGKGATIIGHENLNARLSTKVMMDFFGTESEPLAEAGRPTVTFTDEKIIDVDDSRVRLFHIRPGHTDGDCIIHFMKENVIHVGDLFFNTLYPYIGVSSGGSIGGMITVLTEVTELIDDETIVVPGHGPLSDKAGMKAYVEMLSTIQKRVAKLLKEGKTLEEIQAARPTEEFDEDWGILWMDGNEFTRLVVMSLSGS
- a CDS encoding beta-lactamase family protein, which gives rise to MPTGKKTRKTKTKRRRAPAIRQSMVFLLLALLVSCSAQENIPCVRTDITTQIESSIDTLLAGMLESHQEIPGISVYIDAPYLCVSYSASAGFEGRSTDLPLTPDHAFRIASNTKTYIAVSILRLVEDKIIQLDDPISDYLPPVYLDLLISDGYEPDKMKIRHMLTHTSGMYEHAGDEYTEMIMEDPGGKWTRLEQLRLAIQLGAPYGQPGEIHHYSDTGYILLGKILEEVTGKTMAQAMRDLIGFEKLGLDKTWLESVEEVPPTVTGIAHQYIGDLDSYDVDPSIDLYGGGGLMSTARDLAIFEQSLFEGEVFTHESTLNTMLSMSIAAEQGTYRAGIWHIDVDGMTGWGHTGFWNSFAFYFPEMDLVVAGSIMQRNGPRGSVLVDEIVRIVRTALEKK